A region of Solanum dulcamara chromosome 7, daSolDulc1.2, whole genome shotgun sequence DNA encodes the following proteins:
- the LOC129894238 gene encoding uncharacterized protein LOC129894238, protein MKKDKAVVRESPSTNEEEEDAVSSNHSARRFSTRNASSKYDFVKVKVWLGDNADHYYVLSRFLLSRMLTVTKIPNHVAIKIALELKKLLVDNSLLDVSQSDLEANLFKLMERRGFGEEYINRYKMITRFHHMRVPLVILVCGTACVGKSTIATQLAQRLNLPNVLQTAMVYELLRTSTDAPLASSPVWARDFSSSEELITEFCKECRIVRKGLAGDLKKAMKDGKPIIIEGIHLDPSIYLMDEENKLPPASPANQAVPKSLKVEEQNELQQKSNSNVRVRHRSQSDCKDCCSEDMNSEPGESSELNKLTIALKSLDIVNEISENMGEKVKDSGAAQKPSHRREKSGAQPIIVPIVLRMAEFDHKALLEEWVATRTCREKYPTQDKDKLISNLKTIQDYLCSFNSQGLTVVNISATTFPQTLDWLHNHLLQCIEQGTSQVSRGNSVEIVKD, encoded by the exons GTGAAAGTATGGCTGGGTGACAATGCCGATCACTACTATGTTCTCTCTAGATTTTTGCTCAGCAGAATGCTCACCGTCACTAAG ATACCAAATCACGTGGCTATTAAAATTGCACTTGAGCTTAAGAAGCTTCTTGTTGACAACAGCCTACTCGATGT CTCACAATCAGATTTGGAGGCAAACTTGTTCAAG CTTATGGAGCGAAGAGGTTTTGGAGAAGAGTATATAAACCGTTATAAAATGATTACGAG ATTTCATCATATGCGAGTGCCTTTGGTAATTCTTGTTTGTGGCACTGCTTGTGTTGGAAAATCTACTATTGCTACCCAGCTTGCACAAAGGCTGAACTTGCCAAATGTCTTGCAG ACTGCCATGGTGTATGAATTGCTACGGACATCAACAGA TGCACCTTTGGCATCTTCTCCTGTGTGGGCACGTGATTTCAGCTCATCAGAGGAGCTAATAACCGAATTCTGCAAAGAATGCAGAATAGTAAGGAAAG gTTTGGCTGGTGATTTGAAGAAAGCTATGAAAGATGGAAAACCAATTATAATTGAG GGGATACACCTAGATCCTAGTATTTACCTAATGGATGAAGAGAATAAATTGCCACCGGCTTCTCCAGCAAACCAAGCAGTGCCAAAATCTCTGAAGGTGGAGGAACAGAATGAATTACAACAGAAAAGCAATTCTAATGTTAGAGTTAGACACAGAAGTCAGAGTGACTGCAAGGATTGCTGTTCTGAGGATATGAATTCAGAACCAGGAGAATCTTCTGAGTTAAACAAGCTCACAATTGCTCTGAAATCCTTGGACATTGTTAATGAAATCTCTGAAAATATGG GTGAAAAAGTTAAAGATTCAGGGGCAGCCCAAAAGCCTTCTCATAGAAGAGAAAAATCTGGTGCTCAACCAATAATTGTACCTATAGTTCTAAGGATGGCCGAATTTGATCATAAG GCATTGCTGGAAGAGTGGGTAGCGACTCGTACATGCAGGGAGAAATATCCTACCCAG GACAAAGATAAATTGATATCTAACTTGAAGACTATACAGGACTATCTCTGTTCCTTTAACTCACAG GGTTTAACAGTTGTAAACATATCAGCGACGACGTTTCCACAAACATTGGATTGGCTGCACAACCATCTTTTACAG TGTATCGAGCAAGGTACATCACAAGTTTCTAGGGGTAACAGTGTGGAGATAGTCAAAGACTAG